From Loxodonta africana isolate mLoxAfr1 chromosome 2, mLoxAfr1.hap2, whole genome shotgun sequence, the proteins below share one genomic window:
- the LOC100659864 gene encoding olfactory receptor 14A16-like — protein MPEKLANTTIIMEFLLVGFPDDWMLQRMYAALFFLIYLTALMGNLLIVTLTTTDGRLHSPMYFFLKNLSLIDICYISVTVPKSIMNSLTKSHSISFLGCASQIFFFIFFAGTEYALLIVMSYDRYTAICHPLHYETTMNRGACVQMVTASWLCGCVYGSIHAAGTFSVNFCGPKIVHQFFCDIPSLLTLACPGEQILEYAFIIASFSFAFLCFLFMIASYVHIFSAVLRIPSAQGKFRTVSTCMPHLTVVVLFLFSGLVTYLGTNYKSTSSPNLLMSVLYSMLPPSLNPVIYSLRNEDMKLALGKLLGGKMLPKT, from the coding sequence ATGCCTGAGAAACTAGCCAACACGACCATCATAATGGAATTCTTGCTCGTGGGATTCCCTGATGACTGGATGCTACAGAGAATGTATGCCGCCCTCTTCTTCCTCATTTACCTCACAGCACTGATGGGGAACCTCCTCATTGTCACCCTCACCACCACTGATGGGCGTCTCCATTctcccatgtatttcttcctgaaGAATTTGTCCTTGATTGATATCTGCTACATCTCTGTCACTGTCCCCAAGTCCATCATGAACTCTCTGACTAAGAGTCATTCTATCTCCTTCCTAGGATGTGcctcacaaattttttttttcattttttttgctggCACAGAGTATGCCCTCCTTATagtcatgtcctatgaccgctatacCGCCATCTGCCATCCTTTGCACTATGAGACCACTATGAATAGAGGCGCCTGTGTGCAGATGGTGACTGCATCGTGGCTCTGCGGATGTGTCTATGGATCTATCCACGCAGCAGGTACATTCTCTGTCAATTTCTGTGGACCTAAAATAGTGCACCAGTTCTTCTGTGACATTCCATCACTGCTTACACTTGCTTGTCCTGGGGAACAAATTCTAGAATATGCGTTTATAATTGCCAgcttttcctttgcctttttaTGCTTCCTTTTCATGATTGCCTCATATGTTCACATTTTCTCAGCTGTCTTAAGGATTCCATCTGCTCAAGGCAAGTTCAGAACTGTCTCCACCTGCATGCCCCACCTCACTGTGGTGGTCTTGTTCCTCTTTTCTGGCCTTGTTACATATTTAGGTACAAACTATAAATCTACATCATCACCGAATCTGCTCATGTCTGTATTATACTCTATGTTACCTCCCAGCTTGAATCCTGTTATATATAGCCTGAGGAATGAGGATATGAAATTAGCCCTAGGCAAATTACTGGGTGGTAAAATGTTGCCGAAGACGTAA